TTACGCGATCGGGATGGGCCACTTCATGCACGCGTTCAAGAAGAACGCCTCGATCCTCTACCTCGTCATGAACAACGAGACCTACGGACTGACGAAGGGCCAGCCGTCGCCGACGAGCCAGATCGGCTTCGAGGGGAACATCGAGCAGCCGTTCGATGCGATCCTGAGCGCCCTCTCCATCCCCGCGCCGAACTTCATCGCGCGGACGTTCTCCGGCGACCCGAAGACGATGACCCAGGTGCTCGAGGAGGCGATCCGCTTCAACCACGAGAACCGTGGATTCGCCTTCGTCGAGGACCTCTCGCCGTGCGTGACCTACAACGACACGTACAAGCTCTGGCGCGAGAAGGTCCAGGACCTCTCCAAGCTCCCCGGCTACGACCCGACCGACCGCACCGCGATGTTCCGGCTCTACCTCGACACCGTCGACGCGGGGAAGATCCCGATCGGCGTGATGCACCGTCCCAGGGACTCTGCCAAGGCCGGTCTCGAGGCGAAGCTCCTCGGCGAGGCGGTCGGGCCCGCGCGCGCCGAGATCGCGCTCGAGCCGAACCTTCCGGCGTACCAGAAGCTCCTCGCCGGCGTGACCTAGGCGCCGTTCGACTCATCTAAGCCTGCCGGCTGCTCGCGCCGGGTGGGACGATCTGGATCGGGATCGACGACACCGATAGCCCCCGGGGCGGCTGCACGACCTGGGTGCTCACCGAGCTCCTGCGCGGCGCCCGGGCGGAGGGAATCGATCTCCTCGGCGAGCCGCGGCTGGTCCGGCTCAACCCGAACATCCCGTGGAAGACGCGCGGGAACGCGGCGCTGGCGGCGCGCTTCGGGCACGGTACCGGGCCGCGCCGCCGCCTGGGCGAGATCGACGGTGCGCCGGTGTGGTCGTTCCCGGCGGGAGCCCCGCTCGCCGTCGCCGACGCGTGGGCCGACCGCGCCTGGCGCATCGTCCGCGAGGCCGCCGAGTCCGGGGCGCCGGGCACGGACCCCGCGCTGGTCGCCAGCCGCCGACTCCTTCCTTCCGAACTCTACTGGGACGCCGTTCGGGAGGTCGTATCCGTCGGCGCGGTCCGTGCCGCCCTCGAGCGCTCGGGAGCGATCGTACGGACGCTCGGCTCGGATCGCGGCATCGTCGGCGCCGCCGCCGCGATCGCCTGGCGGGGTCGGCATCCGACGTGGGAGCTGATCGCCTACCGATCCCCCGCGCGCTACGGACGACCACGCTCGGTCAGCCGGGAGAGCGTCCGGCGGGCGGTGCGCGAGGTCCCGGGCCTGTTCTTGTGCGAGGACCCGCGGACCCGGCGCCTGATGGTGGCTCCGCACACCGCGTGCCCCATCCTCTTCGGGCTCCGCGGGACCCGGCGAGGATCGCCGCTCGCCGCGCGGCGGCTCGTCCAGTCCGAGCCGGTGGACCGGTGGACCCTCTTCCGCACCAACCAGGGCTCGGGCGATCATCTGCGGATCCGCGCGGCCGGCGCGCTCGGCCCGTACCGCTCGGGCATCGTCCGAGGCCGGGTCTCGGCGCCGCCGGCGCGACTCCCCGGGGGCCACGTGCGCTTCGCGATCGTGGACGCGAGCGGGACCGCCCTCGATTGCCTCGCGTTCGAGCCGACCAAGACGCTGCCGCCGGTCGCGCGCGACCTCGTCGCGGGCGACTCGGTCCGGGTCTGGGGCAGCCGAGGCGCCGACACCGCCTTCCGGCTCGAGGGGATCGAGATCGTTCGCCGGGCGCCCCGCTTCGGTCGCCCCCGGCCGCCCCGTTGCGCGGACTGCGAACGGACCTCCACGTCGCTCGGCCGGCAGCGCGGATTCCGGTGCCCGGGCTGCCATCGACGCTGGCCCCCGGAGGCCGCCATCCCGCGGCCGCTCGCCGCGCGGTTCGCCCCCGGGGTTTACCACCCCACCCCGTCCGCGCGCCGCCATCTCGCCCCGCGGGGCCCCGAGCCCTGAGGCGCGAGAGCGCGCCCGAGGTCTTTTGAACCCACCCCTCGCTATCTACCGACGTACCGAGCGATCGTCCGCTACCCTCCCGCGGAGCGGGCCGTCGACGGATCCGGGGAGGCGGAGGCGGCGGATGGCAACGTGCCCGGCGTGCGGCGCCGAGACCGATGGCGCCGCCGACTGCCCCGACTGCCACCTTTCGGCGGCCCTGTTCGACGCCGTCCGCGAGGCCGCCGGGCCGAACGCGACGTCCGACGCGACCTACCTGCGCACGATCGGCGAGCTGCTCGGGACGCTCGACCCCGGGGCCGCCGGGATCGCGCCGACGGGCTCCGACCGAGCGGCCGGCCCGGGCGCGAGCCGGGGCGTGGTCGTCGACGCGCGCGTCACGGGCGCGACGCGCTCGAGTCCCCCGATCTCGGCTTCCCTGGAGCTGCCCGCGGTGCCGACCGTGCCGTCCGCGGTCACCGAGTTGAAGCGGCGCGTCGGCGACTACTTCGAGCTCGGTCGCCGGCTCGGGCTCGACTTCACGGACTTCTCCTCGCGCGCCAACTCCGCAGCGCTCGTCGACGACGTCGACTCGCTCGAGGTCCTGGCGCGCGAGATGTTCGTCCACCTCTCCAGCTCGATCGCCGAGGAGTACGAGGCGTGCCTCGCCCGCCGCAACGAGCTCGCGCAGACGGTGCGCACGCCCAGCGCCGACGTCGAGCTGACCGCGGTGCGCCGCGCGATCGGGGTCGGCGACCTCGCCGGCGCGCAGCGGCGCCTTGCCCACGTCCGGGACGCCCTCGCCCGCATCGAGGAGGAGTGGGAGGTCGGGCGGATCCTGGTCACCGAAGGCGAGATGATGAGCGAGGCGATCCGGGACCTCGGCGGGGATCCGTCGCCCGCCGCTGGTCCGATCGAGGAGGGCCGGCGGCTCTTCGCCCGGGGCCGACGCGCCGACGCCGAGCGAGTGCTCGCGCGGGCGGCGATCGCCCTGTGGACGGTGCTCGAGCCGCGGCTGATGGCGGACCTGAAGCGGCTGCGCGACCGGATGGTCGAGGAGCGCGCGGCGGGCCTCGACATCGATCCGGCGCTCCGCGAGCTCAAGGCGCTCTCGATCGAGCTGAGCCACCGCAACTTCGCGGGGACGGTCATCGCCTACCGGCGTCTCCGCTCGACCGTCGAGCGCATCGCCCCGGCCGGCGTCGAGGCCCTCGCCGCCGGGCTCGGCGCGCCCGAGTCGGGCCGGGTCCGCCCGGCCTGACCGGCGCGAGCGACCCGTCTCGCCGAAACGAAGAAGCGCTAAAGGGACGGACCCTTCTGCCCCGCGCATGGGCCTCCAACCGCTCCGAGGGTTCCGCGACTACCCTCCCCCCGAGGCGGGGACGCGCTCGGAGCTGCGGCGCCGGATGCGCGCGGCCGCGCGTCGCGCCGGCTACCAGGAGCTCGAGACCCCGAGCGTCGAGAGCTTCGAGCTCTACCAGACGAAGAGCGGCGAAGGGATCGCGGCCCAGGCCTGGCTGTTCCGCGACAAGGGCGACCGGCCCGTCGCGCTCGTCCCGGAGACCACCCCCTCGCTCGCGCGCGTCTTCGTGGAACGCGCGAAGTCCGAGCCGCTGCCGGTCAAGTGGTTCACCGTCTCCAAGATCTGGCGCTACGAGGAGCCGCAGACCGGCCGCACGCGCGAGTTCGCCCAGTTCAACCTCGACGTCCTCGGCGTGCCCGGCATCGAGGCCGAGGCCGACCTGTTGAGCGCCGCCGCGCTCGTGCTCGACGAGGTCGGCGCCGACGGCCTCTACGCGTTCCGCATCAACGACCGCGCGATCAGCGAGGGGATCGGACGGCTCGTCGGCGCCGCCGAGCCCTCCCGCTTCTTCCGCGCGGTCGACCAGTTCCGCAAGCTGTCCTCGGCCGAGTTCGCGATCGAGCTCGCGGGCGCGGGGGTCGCGCAGGACAAGGCCGGGGAGCTGATCGAGCTCTTGTCCGCCGCGCCGAACGGCGTCCCGCCGCCCGAGCTCGAGCGCTTCTTTCAGCGTCTGGTGGACCGGGGCCTCGACGCCGCGGCGCAGGAGGGGATCGCGAGGATGCGCCGGCTGTTCCCGCTGCTCGAGCGCGCCGGCCTCGGCGACCGCATCGTCTTCGATCCCACGGTCGTCCGCGGCCTCGCCTACTACACCTCGACCGTGTTCGAGGCGTTCGCGCGCGAGGGGTCCGGCCGCTCGCTCTTCGGCGGGGGCCGCTACGATCACCTGATCGAGCTGTTCGAGGGCCCGCCCACGGCCGCCGTGGGCCTCGCGATCGGCGACCAGATGCTCGAGCTGCTGCTCAAGCGCGCCGGCCGTTGGCCCGACGGAGAGCCGCCCCTCGATTCCTACGTCGTCGTCGTCGAGGCGGCGCTGCTCCCCGACGCGGTGGCGATCGTGCAGGAACTGCGGCGCGCCGGGCTCAGCGCGGACTGCGACCTGCTCGGCCGCTCGATGTCGCGCCAGCTCAAGGAGGCCGCGCGACGGCGCTCGCGGCGGGCGCTGATCCTGGGTCTGCGGGAGGCCGCGCCGGGGGCGGTCGTCGAGCGGGATCTTTCGAGTGGTGCGCAGCGTGAGATCCCTCGGAGCGAGGTGGCACGATCGGGGTGATCCCCTCGAACGTGTCGCCGTCCCAGAGCAGGATGCCGTTCGGCGACTCGGCGCCGTCGACGTAGCCGTACCAGTAGACGACGGCCCCCTCGCCGAAGAGCTCGGTGTACGGGGCGAGCTGTCGCCGCAGGTTGCGACGCAGCTCGACGTCGTCCCCGAAGTTTGCCTTCGACTCGATCCAGGTGAGCTTCTGGCCGTAGAAGATGATCGGCTCGTCCAGGAGCGCGTCCGGCGTCTTCGCGTACTTGCCGCGGAGGTCCTTCTCCGTCCGGTAGCCGATGCCGTGCTTCTCGAGCCACCGCTGGAGCCGCTCCTCCCCCTTGCGGCCCCGCTCGCGCTGCAGCTCCATGCCGCGCGGCGAGTAGATCATGTCGTGGGCGAGGAGATCGCCGACCTCCTTGCGGAGCCGCGCGTCCGGCGCGGTCTCGGGATGGAGGAACGTGCCCCAGACCTTCTTGCGCGGGATGCCGAGCTCGCCCAGCATCTGCTGGCCGAGCAGCACCGGCGGGAACCGGAGCTCCCGCGCGATGTCGAGCATCGGGCGGCCGTGCCGCCACTGGCGAACGAACCCGGGGATCTGGCGCTTCACCGGGTAGAAGCGGCGCGTCGCGTCGCGCGTCACGCGGTGGGTGTGGATCACGAAGAGGAGCTCCTCGTCGAAGTGCTCCTGGTGCGCGAGCCGGTGCACGTCCTCGTAGGTGCCGAGCCGTTCGAACAGCCGCTGGTACGTCGCGCGGTCCATGGGGCGTTGAACGGGTCCGCGGGCACCGAGCGCCGGCGGCGGATAAGCTTGCGCCGGCGGCCGGGCCGCGGCGGGTCCCGCTCACTCGCGCCAGTCCAGACCCACCGTTCGAAGGCCGACCTTGGCCACCGGCGGCGGCCGACGCTTGTGGCGACTCGCGTGGACCCGCTGGACGATCGCGCGGACCACGTCGGCGGACAGGCCGGTGCGCTCGACGATCTCTCCCTCGTCGCGCAGCTGCTCGAGCCCGACGAGGATCCGGTCGATCTCCGCGTAGGGCAGTCCGAGCTCGCCCTCGTCGGTCTGGCCCTCCCATAGGCCGGCGCTGGGCGGCCGCTCGCGGATCGCGGCCGGCAGTTCGAGCTCCCGCGCGAGCGCGAGCACCTCGGTCTTGTACAGATCGCCGATCGGCAGCAGATCGACACCGCCGTCGCCGTACTTCGTGAAGTAGCCGAGCAGGAGCTCGGACTTGTTGCCGGTACCCGCCACCCGGCGGCGGCGCTCGCGGGCGAGCGCGTAGAGGACCGTCATGCGGACGCGGGCCACCTCGTTGCCGAGCGTCACCCGGTCGGCGATCTCGGGGAGGAGCTCGCGGATCGCCCGGACCGCGCCGTCGATCGGCACCGTTCTCACTTCGATGCCCAGCGACCGGCCGAACGCGTCCGTCTCGGCGATGATCTCGGCCGGGAACCGCTCGTCGGGGAGCTGGACGCCGAGGACGTGCGCCGCGCCGAGCGCGTCGCGGGCGAGGCGCGCGGTCAGCGCGCTGTCGATGCCGCCGGAGAGGCCGACCACGACGCCGGTGGCACCCTCGGCGAGCGCGTGCGCTCTCACGAACCGCAGGATCGTCCCGAGCGCGTGCGCGGGCAGCCGGGGCTCGAGGCCGCTCATGCCTCGACCCCCAGCGGCTCGAGCGCAAGGCCCTCGGCCCACGTCGCGCGGCAGTCGCAGTCGAGGGCGTCGAGGGCATCGAACTCCTGCGACAGCGAGGCCTCCTCGATCGCGGCGAGGACCGGCGCATCGCACGCGCCGCAGTTGTGGGGTCCCCGGGGGCGGCCGCCGGCGGTCGGGAACGATACGAGGCGGGCGGCTTCTCGCCGTCGCGCTCCCGCGCGCAGCGCCGCCACCAGGCTCCACAGCCACGGCGGACGGTAACGGGCGCGATGGTAGAGCCACTCGACGACCGTGCCGCCTTGGATGTGGACCGGGTTGATCGATAGGGCGTCGAAGTGCCGCGCGGCCACGCCCACGCTCGCCACGACGTCGTCGATCGCCTCCTGCTCCGTGAGGTACGGCGGCTTCAGCAGCAGGTAGGCCTTGGCCCGCAATCCGAGCGCGCGGACGCGATCCGCGGCCGCGAGGTACTCGGACGGCGGAGCGTTCTTGTGGACGTAGTGGCCGAGGACCGTCGGGTCGGTGGTCTCGAGGCCGAGGGCGACCTCGAGCTCACCGGAGAACGACGCCCGGAGCGGCGCGAGGGCTTCCGGGGTGGCGAACTCGGGCAGCGTCTCGAACAGGAGCCGCCGCGCCCGCCCCGCGAACGCCGAGACGAAGCGGCGGCGGCTCTCCGGGTCGACCTCCCGGTCGTCGAGGAAGCTCCCGGAGGTGTACACCTTGACGTACGGCTCGTCGCGGTAGCGCGCCAGGGCGCGAGCGGTCTGCTCCGCGAGCTCCTCGGCGGACGCGGATCGGCCGAGCGTGTCCTTCGCGTAGCCGCACATCGAGCAGCCCTTCTGGTCCGCCCAGTAGCAACCCCGGGTCCGCAGGATGACGACGAACGCGCTGACCCGCTCGGCGCCGATCGCCTCGGCCTCGACCCATTGGTTCACGAACCGCCGGGCGGAGCCCCCGTCGGCCGGGGGAGGTCGGCGGTCGTGGGCGACCGCCCGCGCCAGAGAGACCGGCGTCATGCCTCCTCCACCTCCACCTCGACCGGGTCGTCGTCCTTCAGGCGGAGCGCGTCGCGCAGGAACTCGGCGGCGACGAACTCGACGACATCGCGGTAGTGCGAGCGGTCGGGATGGATCAGGTGGCAGGGGTGGCCGTTGAGCCGCGCGGGAAAGCAGGTCGCGCCACCGAACGTCCGCCCGCTCGCCTCGAAGCCGTCGATCCGGATCCCCCGGCCCGCGCCGATCATCTCCACCTTGCGCAGGGCCGCGCCGTTGATGCGCACGTTGAGGGTTCCGGGGTACGGCCGGTAGCCGAGCCGCTCGGTGAACTGCACGACGTAGCCGGGCTGGCTGAGGTAGTAGCGTCCCTCCCCGAGACCAGAGACGACGGCCCCCGGGAAGGAGACCCGCGCCGGGCCCTCGAAGATGCGTCGATAGGACTGGTATTCGGTCCGCAGCAGCGCCATCGCCTCCCCCGTGAGACCCAGGCGCTGGCGCCGCTGGGCGAGCGAGCGGGTAATCAGACCCCGACGCTCGAGGGCGACGAGGTAGCGGTCCGCGGCCTGCTGACTGACCCCGATCCGCTCGCCGAGCTCGCGCGAGGTGAGGACGACCGGGGTGTGGTCCGCGCCGGCGGCCGCGAGCGCCTTGAGCACCGCGAGCGCGTCGCCCCGGGACCGGGGCCGCTCGGACGCGGGCGTCCGGGCGCGCGGCTCACGCGGGCTTCGCGGGGGGACCCTGCGGGGCATGGAGCGTCACGACGTTCGATCCGCGTAGCACGACCCGACCGAGATGGCGGGTCACCTCGGCGGTCGCCTCGTCCGCATCGTCGAGCACGAGGTTCATGTGCTCGTCGAGCCCGAGCAGCTTGCCGGTGAGTTGGCGCGAGTCCTTGAGGATCAGCGTGACCCGCTGGGCGAGGACCCGCTCGAGGAGATGCGTCGGCGCGTCGGGCATCGCGTTGACCACGGAGCGCGAGAGATAGCGTTTGCCTCGACCCGGGGCCGCTGACGCTAAGCGGGCGGGCTCGCTCGCCGACCGCGCATGAGCGGACCATCGGCCCACATCTCGAAAGGCCTCGACGATGTGGTGGTGGGGCGCTCCACGATCTCGTTCGTGGGCGGCGAGACCGGCGCGCTCGTGTACCGGGGCTTCGACGTTCGCGACCTCGTTCCCGGCGTGCCGTACGAGTCGATCGTCCACCTGTTGCTGTTCGGCGATCCCCCGAGCGCGGACCCGTCGCACGAGGTGGGCCGCGAGCTCGCGGCCCGCCGCTCGCCGCCCGCCGCGCTCGAGCGCGTCGTCGACGCGTTGCCCTCCCGCCTGCCGCCGCTGGAGGCGCTGCGCACAATCCTCTCGGTCCTCGGGGACGGATCGTACGGTTACCCGCCCACGCGCGAGCAGGGATTCGACCTGATCGCGCGCACGCCCGTGCTCTTCGCCCGGCACGTCCGGCGGGCCCGGGGCGCGGACCCCGTCCCCGCGCGGGCCGACCTCGGCCATGCCGCGAACTACCTGTGGATGCTCACCGGCAGTGCGGCGGCCCCGGCCAAGGTGGCGGCGCTCGAGGGCTACCTCGATCTGCTCGCCGACCATGGCATGAACGCGTCGACGTTCGCCCTGAGGGTGGCGATCTCGACCCAGTCCGACCTCTTCAGCGCGGCGACCGCGGCG
This portion of the Thermoplasmata archaeon genome encodes:
- a CDS encoding thiamine pyrophosphate-dependent enzyme — protein: MVQSAKPVPPIWCPGCGDFGLLAAVKRAAADLKVPAHDLVLVGGIGCSGSIHNFLEVNGIHALHGRLLAQAVAVKLANPHLTVVAAGGDGDGYAIGMGHFMHAFKKNASILYLVMNNETYGLTKGQPSPTSQIGFEGNIEQPFDAILSALSIPAPNFIARTFSGDPKTMTQVLEEAIRFNHENRGFAFVEDLSPCVTYNDTYKLWREKVQDLSKLPGYDPTDRTAMFRLYLDTVDAGKIPIGVMHRPRDSAKAGLEAKLLGEAVGPARAEIALEPNLPAYQKLLAGVT
- a CDS encoding DUF1743 domain-containing protein is translated as MLTELLRGARAEGIDLLGEPRLVRLNPNIPWKTRGNAALAARFGHGTGPRRRLGEIDGAPVWSFPAGAPLAVADAWADRAWRIVREAAESGAPGTDPALVASRRLLPSELYWDAVREVVSVGAVRAALERSGAIVRTLGSDRGIVGAAAAIAWRGRHPTWELIAYRSPARYGRPRSVSRESVRRAVREVPGLFLCEDPRTRRLMVAPHTACPILFGLRGTRRGSPLAARRLVQSEPVDRWTLFRTNQGSGDHLRIRAAGALGPYRSGIVRGRVSAPPARLPGGHVRFAIVDASGTALDCLAFEPTKTLPPVARDLVAGDSVRVWGSRGADTAFRLEGIEIVRRAPRFGRPRPPRCADCERTSTSLGRQRGFRCPGCHRRWPPEAAIPRPLAARFAPGVYHPTPSARRHLAPRGPEP
- the hisS gene encoding histidine--tRNA ligase, with the protein product MGLQPLRGFRDYPPPEAGTRSELRRRMRAAARRAGYQELETPSVESFELYQTKSGEGIAAQAWLFRDKGDRPVALVPETTPSLARVFVERAKSEPLPVKWFTVSKIWRYEEPQTGRTREFAQFNLDVLGVPGIEAEADLLSAAALVLDEVGADGLYAFRINDRAISEGIGRLVGAAEPSRFFRAVDQFRKLSSAEFAIELAGAGVAQDKAGELIELLSAAPNGVPPPELERFFQRLVDRGLDAAAQEGIARMRRLFPLLERAGLGDRIVFDPTVVRGLAYYTSTVFEAFAREGSGRSLFGGGRYDHLIELFEGPPTAAVGLAIGDQMLELLLKRAGRWPDGEPPLDSYVVVVEAALLPDAVAIVQELRRAGLSADCDLLGRSMSRQLKEAARRRSRRALILGLREAAPGAVVERDLSSGAQREIPRSEVARSG
- a CDS encoding NAD+ synthase; amino-acid sequence: MSGLEPRLPAHALGTILRFVRAHALAEGATGVVVGLSGGIDSALTARLARDALGAAHVLGVQLPDERFPAEIIAETDAFGRSLGIEVRTVPIDGAVRAIRELLPEIADRVTLGNEVARVRMTVLYALARERRRRVAGTGNKSELLLGYFTKYGDGGVDLLPIGDLYKTEVLALARELELPAAIRERPPSAGLWEGQTDEGELGLPYAEIDRILVGLEQLRDEGEIVERTGLSADVVRAIVQRVHASRHKRRPPPVAKVGLRTVGLDWRE
- a CDS encoding archaeosine biosynthesis radical SAM protein RaSEA; the encoded protein is MTPVSLARAVAHDRRPPPADGGSARRFVNQWVEAEAIGAERVSAFVVILRTRGCYWADQKGCSMCGYAKDTLGRSASAEELAEQTARALARYRDEPYVKVYTSGSFLDDREVDPESRRRFVSAFAGRARRLLFETLPEFATPEALAPLRASFSGELEVALGLETTDPTVLGHYVHKNAPPSEYLAAADRVRALGLRAKAYLLLKPPYLTEQEAIDDVVASVGVAARHFDALSINPVHIQGGTVVEWLYHRARYRPPWLWSLVAALRAGARRREAARLVSFPTAGGRPRGPHNCGACDAPVLAAIEEASLSQEFDALDALDCDCRATWAEGLALEPLGVEA
- a CDS encoding DUF120 domain-containing protein, translating into MLKALAAAGADHTPVVLTSRELGERIGVSQQAADRYLVALERRGLITRSLAQRRQRLGLTGEAMALLRTEYQSYRRIFEGPARVSFPGAVVSGLGEGRYYLSQPGYVVQFTERLGYRPYPGTLNVRINGAALRKVEMIGAGRGIRIDGFEASGRTFGGATCFPARLNGHPCHLIHPDRSHYRDVVEFVAAEFLRDALRLKDDDPVEVEVEEA
- a CDS encoding LSM domain-containing protein: MPDAPTHLLERVLAQRVTLILKDSRQLTGKLLGLDEHMNLVLDDADEATAEVTRHLGRVVLRGSNVVTLHAPQGPPAKPA
- a CDS encoding citrate/2-methylcitrate synthase; translated protein: MSGPSAHISKGLDDVVVGRSTISFVGGETGALVYRGFDVRDLVPGVPYESIVHLLLFGDPPSADPSHEVGRELAARRSPPAALERVVDALPSRLPPLEALRTILSVLGDGSYGYPPTREQGFDLIARTPVLFARHVRRARGADPVPARADLGHAANYLWMLTGSAAAPAKVAALEGYLDLLADHGMNASTFALRVAISTQSDLFSAATAALATLKGPVHGGAPSRVSDMLDAVGTPDRAAAWIADRLARKEVLYGFGHRAYKTDDPRALVLHRIARTVADPHRLALAEAVETAALDALHRAKPGARLYTNVEYYSAVVLEGVGLPRELFTPTFAVARTAGWTAHALEQAADNRLIRPDVEYVGPPAGRTWPRALPGR